From Glycine max cultivar Williams 82 chromosome 11, Glycine_max_v4.0, whole genome shotgun sequence, the proteins below share one genomic window:
- the LOC100797421 gene encoding two-component response regulator ARR11 isoform X1: MDNGCFSSPRRDFPAGLRVLVVDDDPTWLKILEKMLKKCNYEVTTCCLARHALSLLRERKDGYDIVISDVNMPDMDGFKLLEHVGLEMDLPVIMMSVDGETSRVMKGVQHGACDYLLKPIRMKELRNIWQHVLRKRIHEAKEFESFESFESIHLMRNGSELSDDGNLFAVEDVTSTKKRKDADNKHDDKECLDPSSTKKARVVWSVDLHQKFVKAVNQIGFDNILYLSRTQKIVTNHICLAEVGPKKILDLMNVPWLTRENVASHLQKYRLYLSRIQKENDQRSSSSGLKHSDFPLKDMRSFGFQNSVNNQQQNDVAIDSYNHSDGSLQLQNVETKSHEADPKGIVSQSTIAKKGRILTGNIADTNMRESLRVGLNQTFAPLESEENHAVFDCSMPTPYTWTEVPHMQLKEEHKSIVHLEDSFNQLPLHGKQQQHIQVDQSQSVASISSAPLITEEEVAACKEPKPLFADYKNDYANSVSSIGNAVGTFPIQPGSLIMNGQSSEPISTTNSGLKTQGYNNLSSISDLEIYQSNLLLGGEVASAPSLDEDLHFYWLQGECYNNMNFSLQNIGMSEYYDPGLISEAPTHLYDSADYSVIDQGLFIA; encoded by the exons ATGGATAATGGTTGTTTCTCTTCCCCAAGACGTGATTTTCCTGCTGGTCTGagagttctagttgtggatgATGATCCAACGTGGCTCAAGATCCTTGAGAAGATGCTCAAAAAGTGCAATTATGAAG TGACTACATGTTGTTTAGCAAGGCATGCTCTAAGCTTGCTTCGTGAAAGGAAGGATGGATATGATATAGTGATCAGCGATGTAAACATGCCCGACATGGATGGTTTTAAACTTCTTGAGCATGTTGGGCTTGAGATGGATCTTCCTGTCATTA TGATGTCTGTGGATGGGGAAACAAGCAGGGTGATGAAAGGTGTTCAACATGGAGCCTGTGATTATCTCCTTAAGCCTATAAGGATGAAAGAACTGAGAAACATATGGCAGCATGTCTTAAGAAAAAGGATACATGAGGCCAAAGAATTTGAAAGTTTTGAGAGTTTTGAGAGCATTCACTTGATGAGAAATGGATCAGAGCTATCAGATGATGGGAACCTGTTTGCggtagaagatgttacctcaacaaagaaaagaaaagatgcaGATAACAAACACGATGACAAAGAATGTTTGGATCCATCATCCACCAAGAAAGCTAGAGTAGTCTGGTCTGTGGATCTTCATCAGAAGTTTGTTAAAGCGGTGAATCAGATTGGATTTGATA ACATCTTATATCTTTCACGCACACAAAAAATTGTAACAAATCATATTTGTTTGGCAGAAGTGGGGCCGAAGAAAATACTAGATCTGATGAATGTCCCATGGCTGACTAGAGAGAACGTTGCTAGCCACTTGCAG AAATACAGGCTTTATTTGAGTAGGATTCAGAAAGAAAACGATCAGAGATCTTCCTCAAGTGGATTGAAGCATTCAGATTTTCCTTTAAAAGATATGAGAAGTTTTGGTTTTCAGAACTCAGTAAACAACCAGCAACAAAACGATGTTGCCATTGACAGCTACAATCATTCGGATGGATCATTACAACTTCAGAATGTGGAAACTAAAAGTCACGAAGCGGATCCCAAGGGAATTGTTTCACAGTCCACCATAGCGAAAAAAGGAAGGATTTTGACTGGTAACATTGCTGACACAAATATGAGAGAGAGTTTAAGGGTTGGCCTTAATCAAACTTTTGCCCCTCTGGAGTCAGAAGAAAACCATGCAGTATTTGATTGTTCCATGCCAACACCATACACTTGGACTGAAGTTCCACACATGCAACTCAAAGAAGAACACAAGTCAATTGTTCATTTAGAAGATAGCTTCAATCAGTTGCCATTACATGGTAAGCAGCAGCAACACATCCAAGTGGATCAATCACAATCAGTTGCTTCAATTAGTTCCGCTCCCTTGATAACGGAGGAAGAGGTTGCTGCTTGTAAAGAGCCAAAACCTTTGTTTGCAGATTACAAGAATGATTATGCCAATTCTGTGAGTTCAATAGGGAATGCAGTTGGCACCTTTCCTATTCAACCAGGAAGTCTTATTATGAATGGTCAATCTTCAGAACCCATTTCCACCACAAATTCTGGATTGAAAACACAGGGATATAATAATCTCAGTAGCATTTCTGATCTGGAAATTTACCAAAGCAACCTTCTTTTGGGAGGTGAGGTAGCTTCTGCACCATCATTGGATGAGGACTTGCATTTCTATTGGCTACAAGGTGAATGCTATAATAATATGAACTTCAGTCTGCAGAATATAGGAATGTCTGAATATTATGATCCAGGACTTATTTCAGAAGCTCCAACACACTTATATGATTCAGCTGATTACTCAGTTATAGATCAAGGTCTATTCATAGCATGA
- the LOC100797421 gene encoding two-component response regulator ARR11 isoform X3, with protein sequence MSQVMWSLHHATVIMNLVTTCCLARHALSLLRERKDGYDIVISDVNMPDMDGFKLLEHVGLEMDLPVIMMSVDGETSRVMKGVQHGACDYLLKPIRMKELRNIWQHVLRKRIHEAKEFESFESFESIHLMRNGSELSDDGNLFAVEDVTSTKKRKDADNKHDDKECLDPSSTKKARVVWSVDLHQKFVKAVNQIGFDNILYLSRTQKIVTNHICLAEVGPKKILDLMNVPWLTRENVASHLQKYRLYLSRIQKENDQRSSSSGLKHSDFPLKDMRSFGFQNSVNNQQQNDVAIDSYNHSDGSLQLQNVETKSHEADPKGIVSQSTIAKKGRILTGNIADTNMRESLRVGLNQTFAPLESEENHAVFDCSMPTPYTWTEVPHMQLKEEHKSIVHLEDSFNQLPLHGKQQQHIQVDQSQSVASISSAPLITEEEVAACKEPKPLFADYKNDYANSVSSIGNAVGTFPIQPGSLIMNGQSSEPISTTNSGLKTQGYNNLSSISDLEIYQSNLLLGGEVASAPSLDEDLHFYWLQGECYNNMNFSLQNIGMSEYYDPGLISEAPTHLYDSADYSVIDQGLFIA encoded by the exons ATGTCTCAGGTTATGTGGTCTTTACATCATGCAACAGTGATCATGAACTTAG TGACTACATGTTGTTTAGCAAGGCATGCTCTAAGCTTGCTTCGTGAAAGGAAGGATGGATATGATATAGTGATCAGCGATGTAAACATGCCCGACATGGATGGTTTTAAACTTCTTGAGCATGTTGGGCTTGAGATGGATCTTCCTGTCATTA TGATGTCTGTGGATGGGGAAACAAGCAGGGTGATGAAAGGTGTTCAACATGGAGCCTGTGATTATCTCCTTAAGCCTATAAGGATGAAAGAACTGAGAAACATATGGCAGCATGTCTTAAGAAAAAGGATACATGAGGCCAAAGAATTTGAAAGTTTTGAGAGTTTTGAGAGCATTCACTTGATGAGAAATGGATCAGAGCTATCAGATGATGGGAACCTGTTTGCggtagaagatgttacctcaacaaagaaaagaaaagatgcaGATAACAAACACGATGACAAAGAATGTTTGGATCCATCATCCACCAAGAAAGCTAGAGTAGTCTGGTCTGTGGATCTTCATCAGAAGTTTGTTAAAGCGGTGAATCAGATTGGATTTGATA ACATCTTATATCTTTCACGCACACAAAAAATTGTAACAAATCATATTTGTTTGGCAGAAGTGGGGCCGAAGAAAATACTAGATCTGATGAATGTCCCATGGCTGACTAGAGAGAACGTTGCTAGCCACTTGCAG AAATACAGGCTTTATTTGAGTAGGATTCAGAAAGAAAACGATCAGAGATCTTCCTCAAGTGGATTGAAGCATTCAGATTTTCCTTTAAAAGATATGAGAAGTTTTGGTTTTCAGAACTCAGTAAACAACCAGCAACAAAACGATGTTGCCATTGACAGCTACAATCATTCGGATGGATCATTACAACTTCAGAATGTGGAAACTAAAAGTCACGAAGCGGATCCCAAGGGAATTGTTTCACAGTCCACCATAGCGAAAAAAGGAAGGATTTTGACTGGTAACATTGCTGACACAAATATGAGAGAGAGTTTAAGGGTTGGCCTTAATCAAACTTTTGCCCCTCTGGAGTCAGAAGAAAACCATGCAGTATTTGATTGTTCCATGCCAACACCATACACTTGGACTGAAGTTCCACACATGCAACTCAAAGAAGAACACAAGTCAATTGTTCATTTAGAAGATAGCTTCAATCAGTTGCCATTACATGGTAAGCAGCAGCAACACATCCAAGTGGATCAATCACAATCAGTTGCTTCAATTAGTTCCGCTCCCTTGATAACGGAGGAAGAGGTTGCTGCTTGTAAAGAGCCAAAACCTTTGTTTGCAGATTACAAGAATGATTATGCCAATTCTGTGAGTTCAATAGGGAATGCAGTTGGCACCTTTCCTATTCAACCAGGAAGTCTTATTATGAATGGTCAATCTTCAGAACCCATTTCCACCACAAATTCTGGATTGAAAACACAGGGATATAATAATCTCAGTAGCATTTCTGATCTGGAAATTTACCAAAGCAACCTTCTTTTGGGAGGTGAGGTAGCTTCTGCACCATCATTGGATGAGGACTTGCATTTCTATTGGCTACAAGGTGAATGCTATAATAATATGAACTTCAGTCTGCAGAATATAGGAATGTCTGAATATTATGATCCAGGACTTATTTCAGAAGCTCCAACACACTTATATGATTCAGCTGATTACTCAGTTATAGATCAAGGTCTATTCATAGCATGA
- the LOC100797421 gene encoding two-component response regulator ARR11 isoform X2 — MDNGCFSSPRRDFPAGLRVLVVDDDPTWLKILEKMLKKCNYEVTTCCLARHALSLLRERKDGYDIVISDVNMPDMDGFKLLEHVGLEMDLPVIMMSVDGETSRVMKGVQHGACDYLLKPIRMKELRNIWQHVLRKRIHEAKEFESFESFESIHLMRNGSELSDDGNLFAVEDVTSTKKRKDADNKHDDKECLDPSSTKKARVVWSVDLHQKFVKAVNQIGFDKVGPKKILDLMNVPWLTRENVASHLQKYRLYLSRIQKENDQRSSSSGLKHSDFPLKDMRSFGFQNSVNNQQQNDVAIDSYNHSDGSLQLQNVETKSHEADPKGIVSQSTIAKKGRILTGNIADTNMRESLRVGLNQTFAPLESEENHAVFDCSMPTPYTWTEVPHMQLKEEHKSIVHLEDSFNQLPLHGKQQQHIQVDQSQSVASISSAPLITEEEVAACKEPKPLFADYKNDYANSVSSIGNAVGTFPIQPGSLIMNGQSSEPISTTNSGLKTQGYNNLSSISDLEIYQSNLLLGGEVASAPSLDEDLHFYWLQGECYNNMNFSLQNIGMSEYYDPGLISEAPTHLYDSADYSVIDQGLFIA; from the exons ATGGATAATGGTTGTTTCTCTTCCCCAAGACGTGATTTTCCTGCTGGTCTGagagttctagttgtggatgATGATCCAACGTGGCTCAAGATCCTTGAGAAGATGCTCAAAAAGTGCAATTATGAAG TGACTACATGTTGTTTAGCAAGGCATGCTCTAAGCTTGCTTCGTGAAAGGAAGGATGGATATGATATAGTGATCAGCGATGTAAACATGCCCGACATGGATGGTTTTAAACTTCTTGAGCATGTTGGGCTTGAGATGGATCTTCCTGTCATTA TGATGTCTGTGGATGGGGAAACAAGCAGGGTGATGAAAGGTGTTCAACATGGAGCCTGTGATTATCTCCTTAAGCCTATAAGGATGAAAGAACTGAGAAACATATGGCAGCATGTCTTAAGAAAAAGGATACATGAGGCCAAAGAATTTGAAAGTTTTGAGAGTTTTGAGAGCATTCACTTGATGAGAAATGGATCAGAGCTATCAGATGATGGGAACCTGTTTGCggtagaagatgttacctcaacaaagaaaagaaaagatgcaGATAACAAACACGATGACAAAGAATGTTTGGATCCATCATCCACCAAGAAAGCTAGAGTAGTCTGGTCTGTGGATCTTCATCAGAAGTTTGTTAAAGCGGTGAATCAGATTGGATTTGATA AAGTGGGGCCGAAGAAAATACTAGATCTGATGAATGTCCCATGGCTGACTAGAGAGAACGTTGCTAGCCACTTGCAG AAATACAGGCTTTATTTGAGTAGGATTCAGAAAGAAAACGATCAGAGATCTTCCTCAAGTGGATTGAAGCATTCAGATTTTCCTTTAAAAGATATGAGAAGTTTTGGTTTTCAGAACTCAGTAAACAACCAGCAACAAAACGATGTTGCCATTGACAGCTACAATCATTCGGATGGATCATTACAACTTCAGAATGTGGAAACTAAAAGTCACGAAGCGGATCCCAAGGGAATTGTTTCACAGTCCACCATAGCGAAAAAAGGAAGGATTTTGACTGGTAACATTGCTGACACAAATATGAGAGAGAGTTTAAGGGTTGGCCTTAATCAAACTTTTGCCCCTCTGGAGTCAGAAGAAAACCATGCAGTATTTGATTGTTCCATGCCAACACCATACACTTGGACTGAAGTTCCACACATGCAACTCAAAGAAGAACACAAGTCAATTGTTCATTTAGAAGATAGCTTCAATCAGTTGCCATTACATGGTAAGCAGCAGCAACACATCCAAGTGGATCAATCACAATCAGTTGCTTCAATTAGTTCCGCTCCCTTGATAACGGAGGAAGAGGTTGCTGCTTGTAAAGAGCCAAAACCTTTGTTTGCAGATTACAAGAATGATTATGCCAATTCTGTGAGTTCAATAGGGAATGCAGTTGGCACCTTTCCTATTCAACCAGGAAGTCTTATTATGAATGGTCAATCTTCAGAACCCATTTCCACCACAAATTCTGGATTGAAAACACAGGGATATAATAATCTCAGTAGCATTTCTGATCTGGAAATTTACCAAAGCAACCTTCTTTTGGGAGGTGAGGTAGCTTCTGCACCATCATTGGATGAGGACTTGCATTTCTATTGGCTACAAGGTGAATGCTATAATAATATGAACTTCAGTCTGCAGAATATAGGAATGTCTGAATATTATGATCCAGGACTTATTTCAGAAGCTCCAACACACTTATATGATTCAGCTGATTACTCAGTTATAGATCAAGGTCTATTCATAGCATGA